From a region of the Enterobacter cancerogenus genome:
- the mcbA gene encoding DUF1471 family periplasmic protein McbA, whose product MKKYLSLAVIAGALATASFSAWSVEPLTPSNDTSQLRPAGTVSVSRASNLDDLQSKLAEKAREEGAKGFVVNAAGGDNHMYGTATIYK is encoded by the coding sequence ATGAAAAAATACTTGTCCCTCGCTGTCATCGCCGGAGCACTCGCGACCGCCTCATTTTCTGCCTGGTCTGTAGAGCCTCTCACCCCCAGCAACGACACCAGCCAGCTGCGCCCTGCCGGTACTGTCTCCGTCAGCCGCGCAAGCAACCTTGACGATCTTCAGAGCAAGCTGGCTGAAAAAGCCCGTGAAGAAGGTGCGAAAGGTTTTGTGGTGAACGCCGCCGGTGGCGATAACCATATGTACGGCACAGCCACTATCTATAAATAA
- the ybiJ gene encoding DUF1471 family protein YbiJ translates to MKTIKYAVAAVALSALSFGAFAAEPVSATQAQNMNKIGVVSAEGATTLDGLEAKLAEKAAAAGASGYTITSANNNNKLSGTAVIYK, encoded by the coding sequence ATGAAAACCATCAAATATGCTGTTGCCGCTGTTGCCCTTTCCGCTCTGTCCTTTGGCGCTTTCGCCGCAGAGCCTGTCTCCGCCACTCAGGCGCAGAACATGAACAAAATCGGTGTGGTCAGTGCTGAAGGCGCTACCACGCTGGACGGCCTGGAAGCAAAACTGGCTGAGAAAGCAGCGGCTGCCGGCGCAAGTGGATACACCATCACCTCCGCGAACAACAATAACAAGTTAAGCGGTACCGCGGTTATCTACAAATAA
- the dinG gene encoding ATP-dependent DNA helicase DinG, whose product MALTAALKAQIGAWYKALQQQIPDFIPRAPQRQMIADVAKTLAGDDGRHLAIEAPTGVGKTLSYLIPGIAIAREEQKTLVVSTANVALQDQIFSKDLPLLRKIIPDLRFTAAFGRGRYVCPRNLAALASSEPAQQDLLAFLDDELTPNNKAEQERCAKLKTDLDGYKWDGLRDHTSEAISDDLWRRLSTDKASCLNRNCHYYRECPFFVARREIQEAEVVVANHALVMAALESEAVLPEPKNLLLVLDEGHHLPDVARDALEMSAEITAPWFRLQLDLFCKLVATCMEQFRPKTTPPLAVPERLNEHCDEVYGLISSLNNILNLYLPQTQEAEHRFAMGELPDEVMEICQQLAKHLEKLRGLAEMFLNDLSEKTGTHDVVRLHRILLQMNRALGMFEAQSKLWRLASLAQASGAPVTKWATRETRDGQVHLFFHCVGIRVADQLEKLIWRSVPHVVVTSATLRSLNSFSRLQEMSGLREKAGDRFVALDSPFNHCEQGKLVIPRMQYEPLIDNEEQHIAEMAAYFREQLESKKFPGMLVLFASGRAMQRFLEHVTDLRLLLLVQGDKPRYRLVELHRQRIDGGERSVLIGLQSFAEGLDLKGDYLTQVHIHKIAFPPIDSPVVITEGEWLKSLNRYPFEVQSLPAASFNLIQQVGRLIRSHGCWGEVVIYDKRLLTKNYGPRLLNALPVFPIEQPDVPEVKKRPAKVIAGRKKSIRAKGRGPTGK is encoded by the coding sequence ATGGCTTTAACCGCGGCGCTCAAAGCGCAAATTGGCGCCTGGTATAAGGCGCTACAACAGCAGATCCCCGACTTTATTCCCCGAGCGCCTCAGCGGCAGATGATTGCTGATGTGGCAAAAACGCTCGCCGGGGACGACGGGCGGCATCTGGCGATTGAAGCCCCGACGGGCGTCGGGAAGACCCTGTCGTATCTTATCCCCGGCATTGCGATTGCGCGGGAAGAGCAAAAAACGCTGGTGGTGAGTACCGCCAACGTGGCGTTGCAGGATCAAATCTTCAGCAAAGACCTGCCGCTGCTGCGCAAAATTATCCCCGATCTCCGTTTTACTGCCGCCTTTGGCCGTGGTCGCTACGTCTGCCCGCGTAACCTGGCGGCGCTCGCCAGCAGCGAGCCTGCGCAACAGGATCTGCTGGCGTTTCTTGATGATGAACTGACGCCGAACAACAAGGCCGAGCAGGAGCGGTGCGCCAAACTGAAAACCGATCTCGACGGCTATAAGTGGGACGGACTGCGCGACCACACCAGCGAGGCCATCAGCGACGATCTCTGGCGCAGGCTGAGCACCGATAAAGCGAGCTGCCTGAACCGCAACTGCCACTATTACCGCGAATGCCCGTTCTTTGTCGCCCGCCGCGAGATTCAGGAAGCGGAAGTGGTGGTCGCAAACCATGCGCTGGTGATGGCGGCGCTTGAGAGCGAAGCTGTGCTGCCGGAGCCGAAAAACCTGCTGCTGGTGCTGGATGAAGGACACCATCTGCCGGACGTCGCGCGCGATGCTCTGGAGATGAGCGCCGAAATTACCGCCCCGTGGTTCCGCCTGCAGCTCGATCTGTTCTGCAAGCTGGTGGCAACCTGCATGGAGCAGTTCCGCCCGAAAACCACGCCACCGCTGGCGGTGCCTGAACGCCTCAACGAGCATTGCGACGAGGTGTACGGGCTAATCTCGTCGCTGAATAACATCCTCAACCTGTATTTGCCGCAGACCCAGGAGGCGGAACACCGCTTTGCCATGGGCGAATTGCCGGACGAGGTGATGGAGATTTGCCAGCAGCTGGCGAAGCACCTTGAGAAGCTGCGCGGGCTGGCGGAGATGTTCTTAAACGACCTGAGCGAGAAAACCGGCACCCACGACGTGGTGCGCCTGCACCGTATTTTGTTGCAGATGAACCGCGCGCTCGGCATGTTCGAGGCGCAAAGCAAGCTCTGGCGGCTGGCCTCTCTGGCGCAGGCGTCCGGCGCGCCGGTCACCAAATGGGCGACCCGGGAAACGCGGGACGGGCAGGTGCACCTCTTTTTCCACTGCGTGGGTATCCGCGTTGCCGATCAGCTGGAAAAGCTCATCTGGCGCAGCGTGCCGCATGTCGTCGTCACGTCAGCCACGCTGCGTTCCCTGAACAGCTTCTCCAGGCTGCAGGAGATGAGCGGCCTCCGGGAGAAAGCGGGCGACCGCTTCGTGGCGCTGGATTCGCCGTTTAACCACTGCGAGCAGGGCAAGCTGGTGATCCCGCGTATGCAGTACGAGCCGCTTATCGACAACGAAGAACAGCATATCGCCGAGATGGCGGCCTACTTCCGTGAGCAGCTTGAGAGCAAAAAATTCCCTGGCATGCTGGTGCTGTTTGCCAGCGGGCGCGCGATGCAGCGCTTCCTTGAACACGTCACCGACCTGCGGTTACTGCTGCTGGTGCAGGGCGATAAGCCCCGCTACCGGCTGGTCGAGCTGCACCGCCAGCGTATTGACGGCGGCGAGCGCAGCGTGCTGATCGGCCTGCAGTCGTTCGCGGAAGGGCTGGATTTGAAGGGGGATTATTTAACCCAGGTGCATATCCATAAAATCGCCTTCCCGCCTATCGACAGCCCGGTGGTGATCACCGAGGGCGAATGGCTGAAAAGCCTGAATCGCTATCCGTTTGAGGTGCAAAGCCTGCCGGCGGCGTCGTTTAACCTGATTCAGCAGGTGGGGCGCTTGATTCGTAGCCACGGCTGCTGGGGCGAGGTGGTGATTTACGATAAACGGCTGCTGACCAAAAATTACGGCCCGCGGTTGCTGAACGCCTTGCCCGTGTTCCCGATTGAACAGCCCGACGTGCCCGAGGTAAAAAAACGCCCGGCGAAAGTGATTGCCGGGCGTAAAAAAAGCATCCGTGCTAAGGGGCGCGGTCCTACTGGTAAGTGA
- a CDS encoding fimbrial protein has protein sequence MQLVKSFFFLLVLGTASFFMPHAKATCTTPDMPKMINVASVSVPTTLPVGETIPGTEQTVHVAGNCDESVDSGLEIVSCYYGTGSEIPGMRGVYDSGVEGIGVALMNEQGQRIRGAGGVQCDSRETPIGYISTDGKQSFSFNVTLELVKTSDNVISGTLVQSQTRFGIGVFAHEGIGNPNNIAYSGNVILHQVTCSVSPKDLTVNLGDFPLSDFVGTGTLSDPAQTVYVNVNCDTTVQPQMKVTSGNGYESAFPGVIKLTQESGVATGIGVRMLVDGMIPTFGEYESLGTEAYANQTLRIPLELRYEQTAALVTPGPANTVATVTLAYK, from the coding sequence ATGCAACTCGTTAAATCGTTCTTCTTTCTTCTCGTTCTGGGCACGGCATCGTTCTTTATGCCTCATGCAAAGGCCACCTGTACGACGCCGGACATGCCGAAGATGATCAACGTTGCCTCGGTTTCCGTGCCGACAACCCTGCCGGTGGGGGAAACCATTCCAGGCACCGAGCAGACCGTTCACGTCGCGGGCAATTGCGATGAAAGCGTCGACAGCGGCCTTGAGATTGTCTCCTGCTACTACGGCACCGGTTCAGAAATTCCCGGCATGAGGGGGGTGTATGATTCGGGTGTTGAGGGCATTGGCGTCGCCCTGATGAACGAACAAGGTCAGCGCATCAGAGGCGCGGGCGGCGTACAGTGTGACTCCCGGGAAACGCCGATTGGCTATATCTCGACCGACGGCAAACAGTCGTTCAGCTTCAACGTCACCCTGGAGCTGGTAAAGACCAGCGATAACGTCATCTCCGGGACGCTTGTGCAGTCGCAAACCAGATTTGGCATCGGCGTCTTTGCCCATGAAGGCATCGGCAACCCTAACAATATCGCCTACTCCGGCAACGTGATCCTCCACCAGGTGACCTGCTCGGTGTCACCAAAAGATCTGACCGTGAATCTGGGCGATTTCCCGTTAAGTGATTTTGTGGGTACCGGCACGCTCTCCGATCCGGCGCAAACGGTCTACGTCAACGTTAACTGCGACACGACAGTCCAGCCGCAAATGAAGGTTACCAGCGGCAACGGCTACGAGAGCGCGTTCCCCGGGGTGATTAAGCTTACCCAGGAGAGCGGCGTCGCCACGGGCATCGGCGTCAGAATGCTGGTGGACGGCATGATCCCGACGTTTGGTGAATATGAGTCGCTGGGGACCGAAGCCTATGCCAACCAGACGCTGCGCATTCCGCTGGAGTTGCGCTACGAACAAACTGCTGCCCTTGTGACCCCTGGCCCTGCCAACACCGTCGCCACCGTCACGCTTGCCTATAAGTGA
- the ybiB gene encoding DNA-binding protein YbiB: MDYRKIIKEVGRGKNHARDLDRETARALYSHMLIGEVPDLEMGGILIALRIKGEGEAEMRGFYDAMQAQTIRLTPPVAKPMPIVIPSYNGARKQANLTPLLAILLHKLGFPVVVHGVSEDPTRVLTQTIFEQLGIEPTLHAGQAQAKLDSHQPVFIPVKALCPPLEKQLDMRWRMGVRNSAHTLAKLATPFAEDAALRLSSVSHPEYVTRVGTFFDAIGGRALLMHGTEGEVYANPQRCPQLVLIDAQGTRALLERGEENTDVILPAAKDPHTTARWIEQCLAGNVPVPRAIMLQMACCLLATGEVATLDAGLERVAQAF; encoded by the coding sequence GTGGATTATCGCAAAATTATCAAAGAAGTAGGGCGCGGGAAAAACCACGCTCGCGACCTGGATCGTGAAACTGCCCGCGCGCTCTACAGCCATATGCTGATCGGCGAAGTACCCGATCTGGAAATGGGCGGCATACTGATTGCCCTGCGGATCAAGGGGGAAGGGGAAGCCGAAATGCGCGGTTTTTACGACGCCATGCAGGCGCAGACAATCCGCCTGACGCCACCGGTGGCAAAACCAATGCCGATTGTTATTCCCAGCTATAACGGCGCGCGCAAGCAGGCGAACCTGACGCCGCTGCTGGCGATCCTGCTGCACAAGCTCGGTTTTCCGGTGGTGGTGCACGGGGTGAGTGAAGATCCTACGCGCGTTCTGACCCAGACCATTTTTGAACAGCTGGGGATTGAGCCGACCCTGCACGCCGGCCAGGCGCAGGCAAAGCTCGACAGCCATCAGCCCGTGTTTATTCCGGTGAAAGCGCTCTGCCCGCCGCTGGAGAAGCAGCTGGATATGCGCTGGCGAATGGGGGTGCGTAACAGCGCCCACACCCTGGCAAAGCTGGCGACGCCGTTTGCGGAAGATGCCGCGCTGCGTCTCTCCAGCGTGTCGCATCCGGAGTATGTCACCCGCGTAGGCACCTTCTTTGACGCGATCGGCGGCAGGGCGTTACTGATGCACGGTACGGAAGGGGAGGTGTATGCCAACCCGCAGCGCTGCCCACAGCTGGTGCTGATCGACGCACAGGGCACGCGCGCGCTGCTTGAGCGCGGCGAGGAGAACACAGACGTTATCCTGCCTGCGGCGAAAGATCCGCATACTACCGCGCGCTGGATTGAACAGTGTCTGGCAGGCAATGTCCCCGTACCGCGCGCGATAATGCTGCAGATGGCGTGTTGTCTGCTGGCGACGGGTGAGGTGGCGACGCTGGACGCAGGGCTTGAGCGCGTGGCGCAGGCGTTTTAG
- a CDS encoding DksA/TraR family C4-type zinc finger protein: MASGWANDDAVNEQINSTIEDAVARARGEIPRGESLYECEECGDPIPEARRKAIPGVRLCITCQQDKDSHNTSHAGYNRRGSKDSQLR; encoded by the coding sequence ATGGCTTCCGGCTGGGCAAATGACGACGCAGTAAACGAACAGATCAACAGTACCATTGAAGATGCTGTTGCCCGCGCTCGCGGTGAAATTCCGCGCGGTGAGAGTTTGTATGAATGTGAAGAGTGCGGCGATCCCATTCCCGAGGCGCGGCGAAAAGCCATCCCCGGCGTGCGGTTATGCATCACCTGCCAGCAGGATAAAGATTCGCATAATACCTCACACGCAGGATATAATCGCAGAGGATCGAAAGACAGCCAGTTACGTTGA
- the rlmF gene encoding 23S rRNA (adenine(1618)-N(6))-methyltransferase RlmF encodes MTSQKPGLHPRNRHRSRYDMNALCQSCPELKTFIVQTPAGEPSVNFADPQAVKALNKALLAHFYGVTHWDIPEGFLCPPVPGRADYVHHLADLLADDCDGVVPAQASVLDIGTGANLIYPLIGAHEYGWRFTGSETGAEAFSSAQAIINANPGLSRAVRLRRQKDASSIFNSIIHKNEQYDATMCNPPFHDSAATARAGSERKRRNLGQAQDAALNFGGQQQELWCEGGEVAFILRMIDESKAYGRQVKWFTTLVSRGDNLPPLYRALTDAGAVKVVKKEMAQGQKQSRFIAWSFMDDNKRRK; translated from the coding sequence ATGACTTCCCAAAAGCCCGGATTGCACCCCCGTAATCGCCACCGCAGCCGTTATGACATGAATGCCCTGTGCCAGAGCTGCCCGGAGCTAAAGACTTTTATCGTCCAGACCCCGGCCGGTGAGCCCTCGGTTAACTTTGCCGATCCGCAGGCGGTAAAAGCGCTGAACAAAGCGCTGCTGGCCCATTTCTACGGCGTGACGCACTGGGACATTCCTGAAGGCTTTCTCTGCCCGCCCGTACCCGGCCGTGCCGATTACGTTCACCACCTTGCCGATCTGCTGGCCGACGATTGCGACGGCGTGGTTCCCGCGCAGGCAAGCGTTCTGGATATCGGTACCGGGGCGAATCTGATCTACCCGCTTATTGGCGCGCATGAATACGGCTGGCGTTTTACCGGCAGTGAAACGGGCGCAGAGGCGTTCTCAAGCGCGCAGGCCATCATCAACGCCAACCCGGGGTTAAGCCGCGCGGTTCGCCTGCGTCGCCAGAAAGATGCGTCGTCGATTTTCAACAGCATCATTCATAAAAACGAACAGTACGATGCCACGATGTGCAACCCGCCGTTCCATGACTCCGCGGCAACCGCCCGTGCGGGCAGCGAGCGCAAGCGTCGCAATCTGGGCCAGGCGCAAGATGCGGCGCTGAACTTTGGCGGCCAGCAGCAGGAGCTGTGGTGTGAAGGCGGTGAAGTGGCGTTTATCCTGCGCATGATTGATGAGAGCAAAGCCTATGGCCGCCAGGTGAAGTGGTTCACGACGTTAGTCTCACGCGGCGACAACCTGCCGCCGCTGTACCGTGCCCTGACCGATGCGGGCGCGGTAAAAGTGGTCAAAAAAGAGATGGCGCAGGGGCAGAAGCAGAGCCGATTCATCGCCTGGTCGTTTATGGACGATAACAAACGCCGCAAATAA
- a CDS encoding fimbria/pilus outer membrane usher protein: MVIYTSTPGRPFRLPSVYRLLTLLTLICGLAVIGFSQKTRADDYFNPALLDVDNPQQEKTDLSIYEKGPGQAPGKYQVAIYINNNKIDTRDVTFTLQKAASGETSLQPCFSLDELKSLGIKTKSFPALAGAGKCANLHAIPAASATFRVSNQQLLLSIPQSALGQMPRGYIDPKEFDEGITAGILNYSATASQTQARQPGMQDSSSQYVNLRPGLNIGAWRIRNYSTWNRSTTGHEEQQKFSSVYTYAQRDIVAMKSDVTLGQSSSPADVFDSVPYTGVQLNSDSDMLPDSERGYAPIIRGTAHSNAQVVVRQNGYVIYQNTVAPGAFEINDLYPTGSSGDLQVTVKETDGSERHFVVPYASVPVLQREKHLKYSATAGRYRSYDKDVEKTPFAQGSAIYGLPYGFTAYGGLQQSSHYHSAALGTGKNFGDLGAFSIDVTRAKALLKKQKASKGQSWRLRYSKDFAGTGTNFSLAGYRYNSKGFYTLEDTMESYTHASDWSAPQQRRARTEATIDQTLGEGWGSVTLSLVKETYWTQSQDMTSMSVSYNNSWKGITYSLSYSLNKNTNDSDENGESVSNDNLFALSVSVPLDRWMHNTWATYNMNNSKDGTVQNLGVNGTALEENNLNWNVQEGLDSSGNGNSTSMNADYKATYGELSGGLSQDKNQRTANVGLQGGVIAHANGITLSQPLGETIALVKAPGTHGTHIANQTGVETDFRGYTVVPFVTAYRHNTIELDTETLPDDADVTHAAQIVTPTRGAVVRATFNTRVGNRVLMTLTHGGKPLPFGATVTTEDKDSEFIVGVDGQTYLSGLPRRGKLDVSWGQDASEHCVANYVLTDEKNKTNIINAAAQCH, from the coding sequence ATGGTTATTTATACCTCTACCCCAGGAAGGCCGTTCAGGCTGCCTTCCGTTTACCGATTACTGACTCTGCTGACCCTGATATGCGGTCTGGCAGTGATTGGTTTTTCGCAAAAAACGCGGGCAGATGATTATTTTAACCCGGCGCTGCTTGACGTCGATAATCCACAGCAGGAAAAAACTGACCTGTCTATTTATGAAAAAGGACCAGGTCAGGCGCCTGGAAAATATCAGGTCGCCATTTATATCAATAACAATAAAATTGATACCCGCGACGTCACTTTTACGCTGCAAAAAGCGGCGTCGGGCGAGACTTCGCTTCAGCCCTGTTTTAGTCTGGACGAGTTAAAGAGCCTCGGCATTAAAACCAAATCGTTTCCTGCGCTGGCGGGCGCGGGGAAATGTGCCAACCTGCACGCCATTCCGGCGGCCTCGGCCACGTTTCGCGTCAGCAATCAGCAGCTGCTGTTGAGCATTCCGCAATCCGCGCTGGGCCAGATGCCGCGCGGCTATATCGACCCGAAAGAATTTGATGAGGGGATCACCGCCGGAATACTCAACTACAGCGCCACCGCCAGCCAGACGCAGGCCCGCCAGCCCGGCATGCAGGACAGCAGCAGCCAGTACGTGAATCTTCGCCCCGGCCTGAACATTGGCGCGTGGCGCATCCGTAACTATTCCACCTGGAACCGCAGCACCACCGGCCACGAAGAGCAGCAGAAATTCTCGTCGGTTTACACCTATGCCCAACGCGATATCGTGGCGATGAAAAGCGATGTGACGCTGGGCCAGAGCAGCTCCCCGGCCGACGTCTTTGACAGCGTGCCCTACACCGGCGTGCAGCTTAACTCCGACAGCGACATGCTGCCGGACAGCGAAAGAGGCTACGCCCCTATCATTCGCGGGACCGCGCACAGCAACGCGCAGGTGGTGGTCCGCCAGAACGGCTACGTCATTTATCAGAACACCGTGGCGCCGGGCGCGTTCGAAATTAACGATTTGTACCCCACCGGCAGCAGCGGTGATTTACAGGTCACCGTAAAAGAGACGGACGGCAGCGAGCGCCACTTTGTGGTGCCTTACGCCTCTGTCCCCGTTTTGCAGCGTGAAAAGCACCTGAAGTACAGCGCAACCGCGGGCCGCTATCGTTCCTACGATAAAGACGTCGAGAAAACGCCCTTTGCCCAGGGCAGCGCCATCTATGGTTTACCGTACGGCTTCACCGCCTACGGCGGCCTGCAGCAAAGCAGCCATTACCACTCCGCGGCGCTCGGCACCGGGAAAAACTTTGGCGATCTCGGGGCGTTCTCCATTGACGTCACTCGCGCCAAAGCGCTGCTCAAGAAACAGAAAGCCAGCAAAGGCCAATCCTGGCGCCTGCGTTACAGCAAAGACTTTGCCGGCACGGGTACCAACTTCTCGCTGGCAGGCTATCGCTACAACAGTAAAGGGTTCTACACCCTGGAAGACACCATGGAGTCGTACACCCATGCCAGCGACTGGTCGGCACCGCAGCAGCGTCGCGCCCGTACCGAGGCCACCATCGATCAGACGCTGGGCGAAGGCTGGGGGTCGGTCACGCTGAGCCTGGTGAAAGAGACCTACTGGACCCAGAGCCAGGACATGACCTCCATGAGCGTCAGCTACAACAACAGCTGGAAGGGCATCACCTACAGCCTGAGCTACAGCCTGAACAAAAATACCAACGACAGCGATGAAAACGGCGAGTCGGTCAGCAACGATAATCTGTTCGCGCTGAGCGTTTCGGTTCCGCTCGACCGCTGGATGCACAACACCTGGGCTACCTACAACATGAACAACAGCAAGGACGGCACCGTACAGAACCTCGGGGTAAACGGCACGGCGCTGGAGGAGAACAACCTTAACTGGAACGTTCAGGAAGGTCTGGACTCCTCAGGTAACGGCAACTCAACCAGCATGAACGCCGACTATAAGGCCACCTACGGCGAACTGAGCGGCGGCCTGAGCCAGGATAAAAACCAGCGCACCGCCAACGTGGGCCTGCAGGGCGGGGTTATCGCCCATGCCAACGGCATCACCCTGAGCCAGCCGCTGGGCGAAACCATCGCCCTGGTGAAAGCGCCGGGCACGCACGGGACGCACATCGCCAACCAGACCGGCGTTGAGACCGACTTCCGCGGCTATACCGTGGTGCCGTTTGTGACCGCATACCGACACAACACCATCGAGCTGGATACCGAAACGCTGCCGGACGATGCCGACGTGACGCACGCGGCGCAAATCGTCACCCCCACCCGCGGCGCGGTGGTGCGCGCCACCTTCAACACCCGCGTGGGCAACCGGGTGCTGATGACGCTGACGCACGGCGGTAAGCCGCTGCCGTTCGGCGCAACGGTTACCACGGAAGATAAAGACAGCGAGTTTATCGTGGGCGTTGACGGCCAGACCTATCTCTCCGGGCTGCCGAGGCGCGGCAAGCTCGACGTGTCATGGGGGCAGGACGCCAGCGAGCACTGTGTCGCAAATTACGTACTTACGGACGAGAAAAATAAAACCAACATTATTAACGCTGCTGCGCAGTGTCACTAA
- a CDS encoding fimbrial biogenesis chaperone, which yields MRHGYLLSTLLLVAATAHAGVIINGTRLIYQGGKKESSIGISNPDATDYLVQSWADSGGKNLAKAPFLITPPLFRLDAKEDNVLRVVRTGGNLPEDRESLFWLNIKAIPSSKRVEGVNTLQIAINTRIKLLYRPSSVKGKPEDVADKLEWHREGNDLVVNNPTPFYMNFQSVTLNGHKIDKAGWAVPETQTRIALPAHTGGSNVTWSIITDYGSISKSWSTSVH from the coding sequence ATGCGTCACGGTTATTTACTGAGCACACTTTTACTGGTTGCAGCGACCGCACATGCGGGGGTGATTATTAACGGCACGCGCCTTATTTACCAGGGAGGGAAAAAGGAATCCTCAATCGGTATTTCAAACCCGGATGCAACAGATTATCTGGTGCAGTCCTGGGCGGATTCTGGCGGTAAAAATCTGGCGAAAGCGCCGTTTCTGATTACGCCTCCCCTTTTTCGCCTGGATGCCAAAGAAGATAACGTATTGCGCGTTGTCCGCACCGGCGGAAATTTACCTGAAGATCGCGAGTCGCTTTTTTGGCTGAATATTAAAGCCATTCCCTCATCAAAACGCGTTGAGGGCGTGAATACGCTGCAAATCGCCATCAACACGCGCATTAAATTACTTTATCGCCCGTCATCGGTTAAAGGCAAACCGGAAGACGTGGCCGATAAGCTGGAATGGCACCGCGAGGGCAACGACCTGGTGGTTAATAACCCAACGCCATTTTATATGAATTTCCAGAGCGTCACGCTGAACGGCCACAAAATTGATAAAGCCGGCTGGGCCGTGCCAGAAACGCAAACGCGCATCGCACTGCCTGCTCATACCGGCGGCTCTAACGTCACCTGGTCAATTATTACTGACTACGGCAGCATCAGCAAAAGCTGGTCTACATCCGTTCATTAA
- a CDS encoding fimbrial protein — MNKIALGLFVASVVGCSASAFAATDGEGQINFTGEIIDSACQVVNGLSNPLNVTLGKVSKTVFTGAGSTSTATKFDIELKNCPETVTSASINFGGTPDANNNTTLALTPDADAASGVAIQLLDSSEQPVSLYTPSKEYPLASGTAVNDLEFGARYIQTQAAVTAGPANSVSTFTVIYN, encoded by the coding sequence ATGAATAAGATTGCGTTAGGTCTCTTCGTCGCATCCGTTGTGGGCTGCTCGGCCTCCGCTTTTGCGGCAACGGACGGAGAAGGACAAATCAACTTTACGGGCGAAATCATTGATTCCGCGTGTCAGGTTGTAAATGGTTTAAGTAATCCGTTGAACGTGACCTTAGGCAAGGTCTCGAAAACGGTCTTTACCGGTGCAGGCTCCACCAGCACCGCCACGAAATTTGATATTGAGCTGAAAAACTGCCCGGAAACCGTTACCTCGGCGTCCATCAATTTTGGCGGTACGCCAGATGCGAATAACAACACGACGCTGGCGCTGACCCCGGATGCGGATGCGGCAAGCGGCGTGGCGATCCAGCTGCTCGACTCTTCTGAACAACCCGTGAGCTTATACACGCCGTCCAAAGAGTACCCTCTGGCTTCCGGAACCGCCGTTAACGATCTTGAATTTGGTGCACGTTATATTCAAACCCAGGCAGCGGTCACCGCAGGCCCGGCAAACTCCGTCTCCACATTCACCGTTATTTATAACTGA
- a CDS encoding fimbrial protein encodes MKKIMLLTLLGLMTSAHADDINLQITGHIYANTCVVDSASRNLTVDLGQATATSFKSVGDTGEWKEFSLKVSHCPSSLTLSNAFFYGQPDSVHPTKFANTGSAKGLALELADRQDNILISPQASFNVVINKSDHTAEFPLAARYYATSTPVSAGTFNSVVQVTFTYQ; translated from the coding sequence ATGAAAAAAATCATGTTGTTAACGCTGCTGGGGCTGATGACGAGCGCCCATGCAGATGACATTAATCTCCAGATAACGGGACATATCTATGCCAACACCTGCGTCGTGGACAGCGCCAGCCGAAATTTGACCGTCGATTTGGGCCAGGCAACCGCAACGAGCTTTAAAAGCGTGGGCGATACGGGAGAGTGGAAAGAATTTTCCCTGAAGGTGTCGCATTGTCCGTCAAGCCTGACGCTGTCGAACGCCTTTTTTTACGGCCAGCCCGACAGCGTTCACCCGACGAAATTTGCCAATACCGGCAGCGCAAAAGGCCTTGCGCTTGAACTGGCCGACCGGCAGGACAACATCCTGATTTCGCCGCAGGCCAGTTTTAACGTGGTGATTAACAAAAGCGACCATACGGCAGAGTTCCCCCTGGCCGCCCGCTACTATGCAACCTCCACGCCCGTCAGCGCCGGTACGTTTAACAGCGTTGTGCAGGTGACATTCACTTACCAGTAG